CCAGAACGAGGACGGGCGGCCGAAACGAGAGGGCACGTCCCAACGCGACTCGCTGGGATTCTCCACCGCTCAGTCCGTGTACGGTCCGGTCCAGCAGATGGCTAAGGCCCAGGAGTTCCGCCAATTCATGACAGCGATCACGTATCGCCTGGCGTTTCTGCTTTCGCAGTTTCATTGCGAATGCGAAATGCTCTCGGACAGAAAGCTTCGGGAACAAGCCGAGGTCCTGGGGGACATAGCCAACCTGCCGATCGCCCGGCAGCCAGTTGGTTACATCGACACCGTGCAGTAGGACGCTACCGGTTTGAATTTGACGCAATCCGCAAATGGATTCCAGTATCGTGGTTTTCCCTTGTCCGGTGGGGCCCATCAACGCGGCATAGTGTCCACGAGGGACAATCAGTGAGATGTCGTCGAGTCGGAAATCGCCGATTTGGATGCCGACGGATCGCAGCTCAATCATGCGTTCAGCCCCTTTCCTAGGAAACGCAATAGCAACAATGCGGCGACGGCAATCGCGACCATCAACAAGGACACCGCGACGGCCGCATTGAGCTGGCCCACACTGAGTTCCAGGAACACGGACGTGGACAGGACTTCGGTGCGCATCCGAGTCGCCCCGGCAAACACCAAGATGGGGCCGAACTCGCCCAGCGATCGAGCCCATGCGATCGTGAACGCAGCCACCATGCCTCGGTAGGCTTGCGGTAAGGCAATTTGCGTGAACGCCTGACCGCGAGTGCACCCAAGCGTGCGAGCAATGTTCTCGGCCCTTGGATCGATCTGGTCAAACGCGACTCGCATCGTGCGAATGGCAAAGGCGCACGCGACGGTGAACTGTGCCAGGATGATTGCGGGCCACCGATAAGTGACGGGGAAGCCAACCCGATCGCGCAGCCAAGCTTCCAGTTCCCAATCGCCGATCGAAAGATGAAACAGAATCAACAGGCTCAGCCCAACGACCAAAGGCGGCAACACGATTGGAATGTCGACCAGTGTGTCGACCAGCCAGCGGCCGGGAAACCGGTACCGGGAAAGCAAGTAACCCAGTGGAGTGGCCACCCATATCGACAAAATCGCGGCGGCGGTGCAGCTGAGCATCGTCAGTCGAAACGCGGCCCGGATCTCAGGTTTGCCCAGTGCTTCGGTGAAGTCGGCGAACGAAGTGAACATTAGATCGGCTGCGATCAACAACGCGATCAAAACGACAAATAGTCCGGAGATCCCGCTCATCACCAGAAAGAACGGTAGGTCGCTGCGTCGTCGCCCCAGTTCGTACGGTTGCCCAGACTCTTGGTGTTGCCCCGGCTCGTGTTGTGGTCCTAGATCCTCATCGCATGATGTTGTTTCGGTCTGACTCACAAGGCACCATCCGGTTTGTTGAATGGTTCGGAAGTTAACTGATGTTGGCTTCGGCTTACGGAGTCAATTGGAATGTTTGCGGCTTCTTGCACATGAAAACCATGTTGGCGATAGTGCCGTAGGCCGTGCTCGCTCGACACCACGTACTTCGCGAAATGCAGAGCGGCTT
The Neorhodopirellula lusitana DNA segment above includes these coding regions:
- a CDS encoding ABC transporter permease; the encoded protein is MSQTETTSCDEDLGPQHEPGQHQESGQPYELGRRRSDLPFFLVMSGISGLFVVLIALLIAADLMFTSFADFTEALGKPEIRAAFRLTMLSCTAAAILSIWVATPLGYLLSRYRFPGRWLVDTLVDIPIVLPPLVVGLSLLILFHLSIGDWELEAWLRDRVGFPVTYRWPAIILAQFTVACAFAIRTMRVAFDQIDPRAENIARTLGCTRGQAFTQIALPQAYRGMVAAFTIAWARSLGEFGPILVFAGATRMRTEVLSTSVFLELSVGQLNAAVAVSLLMVAIAVAALLLLRFLGKGLNA
- a CDS encoding ABC transporter ATP-binding protein; the encoded protein is MIELRSVGIQIGDFRLDDISLIVPRGHYAALMGPTGQGKTTILESICGLRQIQTGSVLLHGVDVTNWLPGDRQVGYVPQDLGLFPKLSVREHFAFAMKLRKQKRQAIRDRCHELAELLGLSHLLDRTVHGLSGGESQRVALGRALSFRPPVLVLDEPFSALDKATRAEMRAILKEVKRTTETTVLHVTHNQDEATALADHHFELHDGSIVVR